The following coding sequences lie in one Trichoderma breve strain T069 chromosome 1, whole genome shotgun sequence genomic window:
- a CDS encoding fungal specific transcription factor domain-containing protein yields the protein MDMQQVVMTDTPKRPETDLKGFSCLSCRQRKVKCDRRTPCLNCVKAERQCSFVAPVRGKRKRTKPPRETLHARVKRYEEMLKAYGAKIEPCDDSDMSETETEPQSITPESSGSMSAMRMQGCCIMPEDIKPKFIIKEGASRYFDSALWSNLSDDFQHPESTNFNDVGEAVPVEQDNHIDEGGLFFEQEHTDKIENLSKLHPSPQLLSKLKEIYADRVDPMMKILHLPTFWVSVANALRHPDNIPKSLESLIFSFYLVTISSLKDDECQRLFGLSLSTTMSRYRVATRQALINARFVSTSNLMTLQAFSIFTVCVRNTYRCDTLYILSGVAIRLARKMGLHRDGTFLGLSPFETEMRRRLWWHLAHVDCRTADVMGTKPSPEISNGDTQKPINVDDEELHPDMKRMPSERHGITGISLCLLKCEIMETLCKFADPYPTDLRWEMLYNPDISVARKDSLIDAVEDHLEKKYLRYCDLANSLHTFISVMIRSAVCKMRLFAHNIRQFAHHSAKATQKDHDVAFFNAMKLLEYANLIQGGHMGVDKYMWQIGTSYLWNTMLYLLIEVRARKTGPDVERAWQLIAIVFTRCPQVLEEFTGSVYVALGKWTLEVWDSYIAASKAEGLPEPVTPDYINEIREWQRLKAESEAAAKSNKAEARPVTRHSVGIEKFSYADYLDTGFSESQYFPNLFSFETDPNQWLQWEQMVAEQGFPN from the exons ATGGACATGCAGCAGGTTGTTATGACCGACACCCCGAAGCGGCCAGAAACCGACTTGAAGGGATTCTCCTGTCTAAGTTGCCGTCAGCGAAAAGTCAAATGTGACAGGCGAACTCCGTGTCTAAACTGCGTTAAAGCGGAGAGGCAATGCAGCTTTGTTGCCCCGGTTCGTGGCAAGAGGAAGCGGACGAAGCCTCCACGAGAAACGCTCCATGCGCGGGTGAAACGATATgaggagatgctcaaggcgTACGGGGCCAAGATTGAGCCCTGTGATGACTCTGATATGTCTGAAACCGAAACAGAGCCTCAAAGTATTACACCAGAGTCGAGTGGGAGCATGTCTGCGATGAGGATGCAGGGGTGTTGCATAATGCCTGAAGATATTAAACCAAAGTTTATCATCAAAGAGGGGGCATCGAGATACTTTGATAG TGCCCTCTGGTCCAATTTATCAGACGAT TTTCAGCATCCAGAATCTACCAATTTCAACGATGTGGGAGAGGCCGTGCCTGTCGAGCAAGACAACCACATCGATGAAGGCGGATTATTTTTCGAACAGGAGCACACTGACAAGATTGAAAACCTTTCGAAGCTGCACCCTTCCCCGCAGCTTCTCTCAAAATTGAAAGAGATTTACGCGGATCGGGTGGATCCTATGATGAAaatcctccatcttcccacGTTTTGGGTCTCAGTGGCGAATGCGCTTCGGCACCCCGACAACATACCCAAGAGCTTGGAGTCGCTCATTTTTTCGTTTTATCTGGTAACAATCAGCTCGTTGAAGGATGATGAATGCCAGCGCCTGTTTGGACTGTCGTTATCGACCACTATGTCCCGCTATCGCGTTGCGACTCGACAAGCCTTGATCAATGCGAGGTTCGTGTCTACATCGAATCTGATGACGCTGCAGGCATTTAGTATCTTTACG GTTTGTGTTAGGAACACGTATCGATGCGACACCCTCTACATCCTATCAGGCGTGGCTATTCGCCTTGCTCGCAAAATGGGCCTTCATCGAGATGGCACGTTTCTCGGACTCTCTCCCTTTGAAACCGAAATGCGAAGACGTCTTTGGTGGCATCTTGCCCATGTTGACTGTCGTACGGCTGATGTGATGGGCACCAAGCCGTCTCCAGAGATATCCAACGGCGATACACAAAAGCCTATTAACGtggacgatgaagaactCCACCCAGATATGAAGAGAATGCCAAGCGAGCGCCACGGCATCACTGGCATTTCTCTTTGCCTGCTCAAATGCGAGATTATGGAGACTTTGTGCAAGTTTGCAGATCCGTATCCGACTGATTTGCGCTGGGAGATGCTGTACAATCCCGATATTTCGGTTGCCAGAAAGGACAGCCTCATAGACGCTGTTGAAGATCACTTGGAAAAGAAGTACTTGCGGTACTGCGACCTTGCGAATTCGCTGCACACTTTCATCTCTGTTATGATCCGATCAGCAGTGTGCAAGATGAGGCTTTTTGCTCACAATATTCGGCAATTCGCCCATCATTCCGCCAAAGCCACCCAGAAAGACCACGATGTAGCATTTTTCAACGCAATGAAGCTATTGGAATATGCGAACCTGATACAGGGAGGCCACATGGGTGTGGACAAGTACATGTGGCAAATTGGCACCAGTTACCTATGGAACACAATGCTCTACCTTCTCATCGAAGTTCGCGCTCGCAAAACGGGGCCCGATGTCGAAAGAGCGTGGCAGCTAATTGCAATCGTCTTTACCCGTTGCCCTCAAGTATTGGAGGAATTCACCGGATCTGTCTATGTAGCACTGGGCAAATGGACACTCGAGGTTTGGGATAGTTACATTGCAGCTTCGAAAGCCGAGGGCCTTCCAGAGCCAGTGACGCCCGACTATATCAACGAGATCCGGGAGTGGCAGAGGCTCAAGGCGGAATCTGAAGCCGCGGCGAAGAGTAATAAAGCAGAAGCGAGGCCTGTTACTCGGCATTCGGTTGGCATCGAGAAGTTCTCGTATGCAGACTATCTAGATACCGGGTTTTCGGAATCTCAGTACTTTCCAaacttgttttcttttgagACTGATCCGAATCAATGGTTGC
- a CDS encoding major facilitator superfamily domain-containing protein — MSKSSLDADEKPPTATTETTVKMEAPPEYPSNQKRILVMVALYLAIFLDQNILSTAIPRITDEFHSLNDVGWYGTAYLLTMCGFQLVMGKVYKYYPAKPVFLGGVVLFEVGSAICGAAPSSVAFIIGRAIAGLGSSGMFSGLMVIMFNVIPLQQRPVYQGLFGAVFAVASVIGPVIGGTFTDKVTWRWCFYINLPIGAVSIIVTLFILHLPNQKLDAPAETLLGKFQQLDPIGNLVFFPGIVCLVLALQWGGTQYPWDDARIIVLLVLCGVLCLVFIGVQAWKGEAATLPPRIVTQRSVAAACFFSFFNGASMMVVMYYLPIWFQAIKNVSAINSGISLLPTILSVVVGSLSSGAAISRFGYYTPFFYASSVLSAIGAGLLSMLEPGTGHSKWIGYQVIFGLGLGFGSQQAMNVVQTVLERGDISSGTAFVMFTRFLGSSIFLPVAQTLFITNLSSRTAKNIPDIDPKEIAAAGATEIKNLVPVSDLKLLLQDYNDALMEVFIMMAAISAVTIFGSVFVEWRSLKERAKSEQSGSPSPQVEAA, encoded by the exons ATGTCGAAATCATCGTTGGATGCGGATGAAAAGCCTCCCACGGCAACCACCGAGACCAccgtgaagatggaggcccCTCCGGAGTATCCCTCCAATCAGAAGCGAATCCTTGTCATGGTGGCACTTTActtggcaatcttcttg GACCAAAACATCCTATCGACCGCTATCCCTCGCATCACGGACGAGTTCCATTCACTAAACGACGTTGGCTGGTATGGCACGGCATATCTCCTCACCATGTGCGGCTTCCAGCTGGTCATGGGCAAGGTCTACAAATATTACCCTGCAAAGCCCGTGTTTCTCGGCGGCGTTGTTCTCTTTGAAGTTGGTTCTGCCATTTGCGGTGCAGCTCCTAGCTCTGTTGCCTTTATTATCGGTCGTGCAATTGCTGGCCTGGGATCTTCTGGCATGTTTTCGGGGCTCATGGTTATCATGTTCAACGTCATTCCGCTACAGCAGAGACCGGTATACCAAGGCCTTTTCGGAGCCGTTTTCGCCGTTGCATCTGTCATTGGACCCGTGATTGGAGGCACTTTTACAGACAAGGTTACATGGAGATGGTGCTTCTACATCAACCTGCCAATCGGAGCCGTGTCCATTATtgtcactctcttcatcctACACCTGCCCAACCAGAAACTCGATGCACCAGCAGAAACACTATTGGGCAAATTTCAGCAACTTGACCCCATTGGCAACCTCGTCTTTTTCCCAGGAATCGTCTGCTTGGTTCTGGCACTTCAATGGGGAGGCACTCAATATCCCTGGGATGATGCTCGAATCATTGTTCTCTTGGTTCTTTGCGGCGTCCTCTGTCTTGTTTTCATTGGTGTCCAGGCATGGAAAGGAGAAGCCGcaactcttcctcctcgcaTCGTGACGCAGCGCAGCGTTGCAGCGGCTTGCTTCTTCAGTTTCTTCAACGGCGCCAGCATGATGGTTGTCATGTATTATCTTCCAATCTGGttccaagccatcaaaaATGTCAGCGCCATCAACTCTGGTATTTCCCTGCTACCCACGATTCTGTCGGTAGTTGTTGGCTCTTTGTCGTCTGGCGCCGCCATTTCTCGCTTCGGCTACTACACTCCGTTTTTCTATGCCAGTTCAGTCTTGTCAGCTATTGGGGCAGGACTCCTATCAATGCTTGAGCCGGGGACAGGTCACTCCAAATGGATTGGTTACCAGGTTATCTTTGGGCTAGGCCTTGGATTCGGTTCACAACAAGCAATGAACGTTGTGCAGACTGTTTTAGAAAGAGGCGACATCTCAAGTGGAACTGCATTTGTCATGTTCACTCGCTTCCTCGGCTCGTCAATCTTCCTCCCGGTTGCGCAGACactcttcatcaccaacttGTCCTCCCGAACAGCCAAAAATATTCCTGATATCGATCCCAAAGAAATCGCGGCTGCTGGAGCTACTGAGATTAAAAACTTGGTTCCAGTAAGTGACTTGAAACTGCTGCTCCAAGATTATAACGACGCCCTCATGGAAGTCTTTatcatgatggcggccaTCTCTGCCGTCACCATCTTTGGAAGTGTGTTTGTCGAATGGCGCAGTCTCAAAGAACGCGCAAAGAGCGAACAGAGTGGAAGCCCCTCACCTCAGGTCGAGGCAGCATAA
- a CDS encoding FAD binding domain-containing protein codes for MQFQKTVFLSTQVPPASLIRNDIAAEIPGLLPLYDDFPDIVYTKADPVYETISPAFKKSTTTKPLAVVRPLNESHVQATIKAARVAGLPLGIRSGGLEMAGRNYKGTDKGILLDLRSLCSIHVSDDKASAIIGGGTIGVDLAVSLSKQGVFTPIGWHPRLGYAGWAMAGGYGLYSSPYGLGVDNILGARVVLADGSAVDVDDKNHPDLFWALRGAGNGIWGVVTQLTIKVYPPPNLLIGTLRIPKKDWPVALDKWANNIEPNLPDEFGGEVYFRNPVLDSPEMIIFFAWCAKEGEDIQKGWDYFEKIKSLPGAEVQRIAESDFATHITSEPSAQPVSYQVRGVVAKGLTSNIASVLNRQWTDPKIYSGIPCHCAHGNAIKPDPGACFPLRYRHRLFPLNSRHSELMGTEEGESLVAESSARLIDGIKATGDAYVGASYQNLIPPIDTDLEVTFGRETLEKLKTIKKKYDPENFFSRGYPALDV; via the exons ATGCAATTTCAGAAAACCGTATTTCTAAGCACTCAAGTGCCTCCAGCATCGCTTATACGGAATGATATTGCAGCGGAAATCCCTGGTCTTTTGCCGCTCTACGACGACTTCCCAGACATTGTATACACCAAGGCCGATCCCGTTTATGAGACAATAAGTCCTGCATTCAAGAAATCAACGACGACTAAACCACTAGCGGTAGTTCGGCCTCTAAATGAAAGCCATGTCCAGGCCACTATTAAAGCAGCCCGCGTGGCTGGATTACCTCTAGGAATTCGCTCTGGAGGGTTGGAAATGGCGGGAAGAAACTACAAGGGAACTGACAAAGGCATTTTACTGGACCTTCGCAGCCTGTGCTCTATCCATGTGTCCGATGACAAGGCATCTGCAATTATTGGTGGAGGCACCATAGGAGTTGATTTGGCTGTTTCTCTGTCAAAGCAGGGTGTCTTTACACCTATCGGATGGCATCCAAGGCTCGGTTACGCAGGATGGGCAATGGCGGGAGGTTATGGTCTTTATTCTTCGCCATACGGCCTTGGTGTCGATAATATCCTCGGCGCTCGTGTCGTTCTTGCTGATGGGTCTGCGGTTGATGTCGACGATAAAAATCACCCAGATCTGTTCTGGGCACTTCGAGGGGCTGGAAACGGCATATGGGGTGTTGTGACACAACTCACAATTAAAGTCTATCCACCACCAAATCTTTTGATCGGCACTTTAAGGATTCCTAAGAAAGATTGGCCGGTAGCATTGGACAAATGGGCCAACAACATCGAGCCTAATCTCCCTGATGAGTTTGGAGGAGAAGTTTACTTTAGGAATCCCGTATTAGATAGTCCTGAGAtgatcatcttctttgcctgGTGCGCAAAAGAAGGCGAGGATATACAAAAAGGCTGGGACTATTTCGAGAAGATCAAGTCACTACCAGGTGCAGAGGTGCAACGCATTGCAGAAT CTGACTTTGCCACCCACATTACATCGGAACCGAGTGCGCAGCCAGTATCTTACCAGGTTCGTGGAGTTGTTGCAAAAGGCCTGACCAGCAACATAGCTTCGGTCTTGAACCGCCAATGGACTGACCCCAAGATATACTCTGGAATTCCTTGTCACTGTGCACACGGAAACGCCATCAAACCAGATCCGGGCGCCTGCTTCCCCCTGCGATATCGTCACAGGCTGTTCCCTCTTAATTCTCGCCACTCTGAATTGATGGGgacagaagaaggagagtcGCTTGTGGCTGAATCGTCTGCCCGTCTGATTGACGGGATCAAGGCTACTGGCGATGCATATGTTGGAGCGTCTTATCAAAATTTAATTCCTCCTATTGATACTGACTTGGAGGTCACATTTGGAAGAGAGACTCTGGAGAAACTCAAGACgataaagaagaaatacGACCCGGAAAATTTCTTTTCAAGAGGATATCCTGCTTTGGATGTTTAA
- a CDS encoding calcineurin-like phosphoesterase domain-containing protein, whose translation MFRLGALVSAALLSHRAAAAAVSSCAWPQLRFTPEGTFQMTVFNDLHFGEAENTDWGPLQDVDTLLVMETVLKKESPQLVVINGDFVTGENTFKKNSTDYVDMVVSPLVARHLPWASTYGNHDSAYNLSSENIYEREKKYKNSLTKKMVQDKNAGVSNYYLEVMSNNKRDSTPAMILWFFDSRGGNYYQDEEADGSDVARPNWVDQSVVDWFVSTRAQLTERYKKNLPSYAFVHIPVGAMYGFQQQKGVDENKEPGINADNPLSQQGVQSPLYNATTSFEYTGQDKAFMKALLDTENLMGVFSGHDHGDDWCFKWNKDLKFLGLTGNGLVFCFGRHTGYGGYGSWTRGSRQVLVDIKDLGKSTKTWTRLEDGTAVGAITLNSTYGKDVYPPVQLTYTSEDNEGVPSTTD comes from the exons ATGTTCCGACTAGGCGCTCTCGTGTCAGCAGCGCTCTTGAGCCACcgggctgcggctgctgccgTGTCTTCGTGCGCCTGGCCTCAGTTGCGATTCACTCCCGAAGGCACATTTCAGATGACAGTCTTCAACGATTTGCACTTCGGTGAGGCTGAAAACACAGACTGGGGCCCTCTGCAGGACGTGGACACGctgctggtgatggagacggtgctgaagaaggaatCCCCCCAGCTTGTCGTGATTAACGGAGACTTCGTCACTGGCGAGAACACCTTCAAGAAGAACTCGACCGACTATGTTGACATGGTTGTCTCGCCTTTGGTTGCCCGTCATCTCCCTTGGGCATCCACATACGGCA ACCACGACTCGGCTTACAACCTTTCCTCCGAAAACATctacgagagagagaaaaagtaCAAGAACAGtctgacgaagaagatggtcCAAGACAAAAACGCCGGTGTCTCCAACTACTACCTGGAAGTCATGTCTAACAACAAGCGTGATTCCACGCCCGCCATGATCCTCTGGTTCTTTGACAGTCGAGGCGG AAACTACTaccaagatgaagaggccgatgGTTCAGATGTTGCCCGACCCAACTGGGTCGATCAAAGCGTCGTCGACTGGTTTGTATCCACCAGAGCTCAACTGACTGAACGCTACAAGAAGAATCTTCCTTCATATGCTTTTGTACACATTCCTGTGGGCGCCATGTACGGTTTCCAACAGCAGAAGGGTGTCGATGAGAACAAAGAGCCCGGAATCAACGCCGACAATCCTCTCTCCCAGCAGGGAGTCCAATCACCACTGTATAACGCTACGACGAGTTTCGAGTATACTGGCCAAGACAAGGCTTTCATGAAGGCCCTCTTGGACACTGAGAATCTTATGGGTGTCTTTAGCGGTCACGATCACGGCGACGACTGGTGCTTCAAGTGGAATAAGGATCTCAAGTTTTTGGGCTTGACTGGCAATGGTCTTGTCTTCTGCTTCGGCCGTCACACCGGCTATGGAGGGTATGGTTCTTGGACTCGAGGATCACGACAGGTTCTGGTTGACATCAAGGACCTTGGAAAGTCTACCAAGACTTGGACTCGACTAGAAGATGGCACTGCTGTTGGAGCCATCACATTGAACTCGACATATGGCAAGGATGTTTATCCCCCAGTTCAATTGACGTATACCAGCGAGGACAATGAAGGAGTTCCGTCTACTACTGATTAG